The following nucleotide sequence is from Pseudomonadota bacterium.
GACTTTCACGTACAGAACAGTTCCGACCAGCTTGGGCTTGAACAGGTACATCCACTCGCCGGTGGTTTTCGATGCCAGGCGCCCAGCCGAGTCCGAAGCTGTCAACCGAATCAGCACGTCGCACGCGTCGTCTTGGTCCAAGCCGTGCTCGAGAAGCGCAAGCTCTCGCAGGGCCTTGAGTGTGAAACGTACACGGCGCGACGCGGCGAGGTCCTTGATACGAGCGAGGACCCCCGGAAGCCAATGTGGCATGTTCGACGGGTATCATGATTTGGTGAATTTTGCATATGGTTACGGCGCGGACAAGGTTGTCAGCCCGGCACTCGCAGGGGCCCCATCGGCCTCGCGTGGGCGAAGCGACTCACCCGCACGCGCAGCCACAACGATTCCAACCTCAGCTGCAGAGAGAATTGCGGAACGGTTTCAGCAGCTTCTAGCGCCCACGCCGGAACTCAGAGTCCGATCGCCGGGTGTCCGAGGCGGAGCTCCGACGCGGACGGCGGCGACTGGCCGCGGTCCGATGCCAAGGGGCACGTCTACATCATCACCGGAGTCGCTCAAGGCAGACGTCGGTGGCGGCGGTCCGACGCGGAAGTCCGAAGCAGAGGAACTGGCGCTG
It contains:
- a CDS encoding type II toxin-antitoxin system MqsR family toxin, whose product is MPHWLPGVLARIKDLAASRRVRFTLKALRELALLEHGLDQDDACDVLIRLTASDSAGRLASKTTGEWMYLFKPKLVGTVLYVKVIVRNDCIVVSFHEDEPHGHEEENA